The Scylla paramamosain isolate STU-SP2022 chromosome 27, ASM3559412v1, whole genome shotgun sequence genome contains the following window.
TGTGTGTTGCCATGACTCAGCTTCTTCGTGATATAAAGTTTTCATCATTAGTGGTGAAATGGGTAAGATGTAGTATTTCTTCACCCATCCCGAATTCAAGATCGAGGTTTTCATAAGCTGACTCACCTCTTTTGGAGAAATTCTTGAAGCTGGGATGCCTAAAATAGGCGAGGATGGTGAAATAGGAGACGAGCATGATAGCGAGCGACAGCCACGCGAGGCCCACCAGCGCCATCCACCACATGTACAGCGTCTCCTTCTCGCCGCAGTTAGTCTCCGTGCGGTCTTTCCATATGTGTATCTGAGGGACAAGAGGCAGTAGTGGGAATGTTGCGACGTGACCATTGCATCAGCGAACCGTGTTGCACGATCTGAAcacctctcgtttttttttttttttctagattttttattcacctatctaatttttttttctatgttcatCGATGCATATGTTGTTTAGATCACCAGTATACTTGAGTGATAGGCGAGGTTATCTACACAACAGTGGTTCCTAGGCTTATCGCTTATAGCAAGTCATTTCTTCGGAGTAAATAATACCGTTTGACTTCGTGTGTAGCGGCTATATTGACAGATATCAAAACAGCAAATTTATTCACCTGATTTTTGACGAAATACaagctcagtgtgtgtgtccagtAATAAAAGACTacgtagatagaaaaaaaaatcacttttttttttccgagacgAGCATTGTGAAAACAACATAAGCAAAACAGTTTCTGTTGACTGCTTCTTAACAGAGCGTCAATGGACACATGCAACGCAAATTTTCACATATATTTAtaaaaactcccttaaaaaaattgtcataaaaaatataatatcaaTGCATAAAATATGTAGCactttttccctgtttttccctCAGGAACTCGACATAACCAGCCACACAATGACAGTAAACACCACACTTTTCACCATCAACGCCATCCACATCAAATCCTCAAAAATACCCAGTTATAAATAGGTGCGAATTTGACTGAAGaaacttacataaaaaagtgatATTCCCACCTCATATCTCCCTTTGTAACTGCATTTTAACataaacttaactttttttttactttatactCGTTATaaggaatatgatgaaaaaaaaaaaaaattattcaatgAAATTAACTTCCATTACCATTATGATCTTCtgtggggactggcacctcagtgggcccttttttttacatgaatgttgttgcccttgacctACCAAACAATGCGAGCATAACTGTTGCCTTACAGCACCCCTACCAgcaagatgaaaacaaaacaaatcgaGAGTTCCTGTTCACCAGTATGTACACAactgaaatagaaaacaaaaaagcactGCACAACATCTGGAAAACAAGatagaagaaacagaaagtgCTAGAAAACAGTTGAAGAATAGAAGCTTCTTTGAGttcatatctatatctatatctacctctcttaaataaaaaaaataactgtatAGCAAGACCACGCTCAAGGCACAGCAAGCAAAGTCCATCAAACACCACGAGGACGAACAGCGCTCCCTCAGAGGACCCACCGTGTACACCCTGTAGAGGCCCCACGGCACGGCGAGCACGGCGGAAGACACccagataatgatgatgatggcgaggGACTGCCAGGTCTTGAGGTGGGTGTGGAAAGGCCGCACCACCCCCATCATGCGGTCACAGCTGATGGTGGCAAGCGACTCCAGActcaccagcatcaccagcacTGCGGCACACATTAAAAGGCCATGAACGTAAGGAAGGATTTATGAGTTCTTGATGACAGGTGTAGAAGTTTCAAGTGCAAGTCAAGAGGAAACAATTTTTGTAAAGGTCTAACTATCCAAGcttaaaagaaaacatcattgtgcaCTCTATATGTCTTGAAATAACAAAACCATCACATTCCAAATACAAGTCATGAGGGAATAGTTGTTTTGTAAGGATGGAAAGTTGATCCAACTATCCAAGCTTGAAAGGAAATATCTGCAATGCGGATTTTTTACACTTTCATGCCTTGAAATAACAAAACTTTCTCCCTAAATAACATCTCTTCTAACGGCATAATGGTGACTCACTTTGTATGTATCCTTCCAAGTAGCACCAAGCTTCACCAAGAGGCCAGAACATGCTGGTGTCCCGTACAGTGAAGGGGATGGGGCCGGTGAGTGCAAGAATCAGGTCTGCCACAGACATGTTGAGGATGAAGTGATTGACCGAAGTGCGGAGGAGAAGACGATTCTTAGCcaggataataatgatggtcaGGTTTCCGAGGACAGCCACGAGCATGATCAGTGAGGCGAAAGTCCACCTCACAGCCAGTTCCCAAGGCGCCCATATCGTTAGGTTCTTATATTCTGTGAAATTTAAGTCACTGAAGCAGATaatatcatcgtcatcgtcactGTACTTGCAGCACGTCAAGTTGCAGGATATTGAGAGGGGGTCGACCATCTCGTCTCCCGCAAGTAAATCCCACTCAGGGCCTGATTGAGCCACCATGGTTTCGTCACGAACCGAGCTGCCCACCGTCAGTCAGACCAGCACCACGCCTTGAGGAAACATTCTCGCGCGTCTGGTGGATTGCACTCCATCCCACGAAAGTCAAGGAGGCACATATGCACGTGACAGACGAATAACTCcacttttatttccatgtagtTTTCTAGAACTATAAAATGTTCCCATATGTCATTTCTTTCACCTGAAGCTTCACTATTTGTTTAAAGACCACTATAAAGCTCCTTGTTAATTCAGTGATATGAATTTCACTCTATTGTTCGAGATGCTCTTAGAAAGCGTCAGGATTTGATGCCTTTGCATAAGGTTCGAAAATGATTAGGTTAGTAAGTCAAACTTGTGGAACCTGGTAGTATGGAGACCCAGGGTTAACTGAACCCCCGCGCATATCTTTGATGTCTTACTTGCCGCCTCCTCTTATCTGTCCACTTGCTGTATCTCCCATAATACCACCGGATCATTCCACCTCTCAGTACAAGGTTATTGGGTTTAGCCATTCCTGTGTTTTcttgaaaataagaaacaaatgagACAGTAGAGATGAGACAAATAATTCGCCAAACAGCACGATGAGACCTTGAGGCCGGTGGTACAGGCCGAGCTGCGCCTTCCAGCCAGGAGGAGAGCCATGACACGATTATTTCCTTGTCTTATTTCCACGTGTCAGGTCACCTCGCCGCACGTGCACGTTAAGGAGGGATGACAGGATAGTTTTATAAAGTGTTTGGAAGAGATCTTTAGgctgtttgcacacacacacacacacacacacacacacacacacacacacacacacacacacacacaaggagataACTATGTCGGTcgatcttattattttttattcaacaAATCATTTGACAAATAAAGCGTAGTTTGcttcaatattattttatttatacattatataaaacaaataaaacgttTTTATCTTCACAAACAAAGACGACGCTTATCTAAAGACATAAATCTCATTATTATCACAAGTACTTTGTTGAACATCGTACTCAAAATCTAGTACTTAACTTAAGAGATCTGTAATGACCGAAAACTCGCTCGGCCGTTAATCAGCCTTGTCAGTCTTGGCGCCTCGCACACCAGGCACGCCCCAACACACCCGCCACCCAGAGTTAATGTATCAGTATCAGACATTGGCTACGAGATATCACTTGTCACAATTTCAAATCGAGACTGCGATTACATAAAGTATGAGAATATTGTAATGGCGAAGCAGTTAATGAGGTGGTGCTTGCGAATATAAGATCTACATGCACATCGCCGCCACTCTGTTAAAAAGAGCGGCGGAGTGTTACTAACTCCTTGTCACAAGATTCTCTCACCTTCCACGTCACTTGAAGATTCCTCCTCGATGACCTGCGTGATGAGTTGCCCCAAGGCGCCCGTGCTGACGATGGATATTTCCCTAGGTCTCAAGTCCCGCACGTACCTCTCATCAGCCAAGGGACGCCCTCCATTGGGCCTCCAGTCTTCAGTCTCGTTCTGCACCACCGTCGTCTCAGGCTGTCCAGATCTCTCCGAGCTATTACCTCTCTGATTTTCTGAGTTAGTTTCAATGACGATAGAAGCGGCCACGGCTGCTGACCCAACGACAGCACTCGACGCCCTCAtccttcgcctcctctcctcagGATTTTGCCTGAAGAATAAGATTGCTACTATAGTCGCCGTAGTCCAAGCTGTTATAGAAGCTACACTCCTGTTTGTTCACCTTTCCGGCCAGGCAGCTGATTGGTGCTCTCATGATGCTTTTTGCCAGTTCCTTACTATATTAATACATCTTGCCCTAAACTTAATTtccaagaaattaaaaaaaaaaaaggaaaacaataatatcaaCATAATAATCCTTcagaaaaaaatcatggaagCAAATCAGCATGTATAATTTATATAAACGCATCCATATGAAGGTTGACACGCGCCAGTACAGACCTCGCGCCTGTCGAAACACATATGGATCTGTTAATATCGTTAATGTGCGTTATTTCTTTCCGCGCACTTCCTGAAGAGTTAatacttttatattattattgttttcgtaTCGCAGTCTTCGAATTTTTATTTACTGAAAGGATAACTGATAATGTGACTGGAAATATTTTgaatggaaataaaaggaaaaaaactcgTGGAAGTCGGAAGATCTTCAGGAATGCACCAATCAACTGTCCtggcggaggaaggaagaaggcaaaGAATGTGGCTTGTAGATCATTTAAGCcccctcatatctctctctctctctctctctctctctctctctctctctctctctctctctctctctctctctctctctctctctctctctctctctctctcttagcatcATGCAGCACACACTACTCACCTTGACATTGCCATCACATCACTGTACACATTGGAAGTGGACCGCATGGACCAGACGTAGTGCTGGCGGCCCAAGCCAGGCGTCAGCACAAAGGCAGACTTccgagatgaagaagaagaaaaatgttaaaaaaagaagaaaaaaaagtgtagtatGTTTTGATATATGTCTCTTCAAAACAGAAGGATTAATctgtttgtggtgatggtagtggtggcaacAGCTTAATTAACTTCATTACCTTATGATGATAAAGACAGGGGAAGGTGACACGAAGGGCGCGGCGAAAGGTTTGGTGCATGAGGGCGTAGATGATTGGGTTGACCGCCACGTTGGTGTAAATCAAGTAGTGGCACATTGTGTACAGGATGTCGTAACTCTGAAACGGAGAGGCGCAAAGAAGATGAGATGCTGGGAGTGTTGATGCGCAGGTTGCTGATGCTGGTACAGTTCTTCTAAGAGAGAATTatatgttttgctttttttcttaacaaTATATAACGCAAAGTAGTTTATTACGTTAAAATACAGGGGACAAGATAGAGGCCATTAAAGAACAGAATAGCGGGTTGTCCAGGCCTGCGTCTAAACTGTGCATCGGCcttaatgcatttttctttaatcatgtGAATGAACGATTAGCTGACTGACATaatgcatcctctctctctctctctctctctctctctctctctctctctctctctctctctctctctctctctctctctctctctctctctctctctctctctctctctctctctctctctctctctctcacacacacacacacacacacacacacacacacacacacacagagagagagagagagagagagagagagagagagagagagagagtagcagcgTGTCCTAATCTTGGCGTAATGTACTCTAGCTTGGGTTCAGAAGTGAAGACTGCGCAGCTCACCTTCTGCGCTTCTGGACTCTTAATTTGGCCGTCCTCGCCGAAAAACATCTGATTGCCGCAGATTTTGAGTATCTGGAACGGCAACCAAAATACCGTGAAGGCAATGACGATGACGAACATCATGATCACCACGCGTCGCTTCATAAGTGTGATGGAGGGGTGTTCTGTAGGGAGAAAATAAGTACCCTCGGTAATTAAGTCTCCCGGGGACAGAAACATAGTTGTCCATATAGTAACATGTCTtaacgaaggaaaataatgcGCCTTAACAGTGCTCCATGAACTTACTGTATCAAGTATGAGGAAATTAGACATAAGACtgcaaaaaataattaaatgtgcAAGATACTAGAAGAGAATTACGGACAAATTACATTAT
Protein-coding sequences here:
- the LOC135114064 gene encoding uncharacterized protein LOC135114064 isoform X1, whose translation is MVNMIGLTWLPLLIMLSCYTTILVYFRSSGFRSRTNSEHPSITLMKRRVVIMMFVIVIAFTVFWLPFQILKICGNQMFFGEDGQIKSPEAQKSYDILYTMCHYLIYTNVAVNPIIYALMHQTFRRALRVTFPCLYHHKSAFVLTPGLGRQHYVWSMRSTSNVYSDVMAMSRQNPEERRRRMRASSAVVGSAAVAASIVIETNSENQRGNSSERSGQPETTVVQNETEDWRPNGGRPLADERYVRDLRPREISIVSTGALGQLITQVIEEESSSDVEVLVMLVSLESLATISCDRMMGVVRPFHTHLKTWQSLAIIIIIWVSSAVLAVPWGLYRVYTIHIWKDRTETNCGEKETLYMWWMALVGLAWLSLAIMLVSYFTILAYFRHPSFKNFSKREHPVMTHLKKRVVKMMFLVVVTFVVCWLPIQLLNIFHTNFLNDFGSLKDDTSKRNYAALMTVSQYMIYVNPAVNPVIYGLLHQNFRRAFRLTFPCIFTRKSTLVLTRGQGVTRYMWSVKSTGSQPSVTGQRRHCGERQVQPERNPATPSRRLSGSETLNDEAQRNSHVSSEGERKRRKKCCILKPGRLARQKSKKKDRWSPENDNDERCCSAGSSYANEKYVRDLPQKISIVSKGALGHLITEVIEEETSSDAERERVL
- the LOC135114064 gene encoding substance-K receptor-like isoform X2, with translation MVAQSGPEWDLLAGDEMVDPLSISCNLTCCKYSDDDDDIICFSDLNFTEYKNLTIWAPWELAVRWTFASLIMLVAVLGNLTIIIILAKNRLLLRTSVNHFILNMSVADLILALTGPIPFTVRDTSMFWPLGEAWCYLEGYIQMLVMLVSLESLATISCDRMMGVVRPFHTHLKTWQSLAIIIIIWVSSAVLAVPWGLYRVYTIHIWKDRTETNCGEKETLYMWWMALVGLAWLSLAIMLVSYFTILAYFRHPSFKNFSKREHPVMTHLKKRVVKMMFLVVVTFVVCWLPIQLLNIFHTNFLNDFGSLKDDTSKRNYAALMTVSQYMIYVNPAVNPVIYGLLHQNFRRAFRLTFPCIFTRKSTLVLTRGQGVTRYMWSVKSTGSQPSVTGQRRHCGERQVQPERNPATPSRRLSGSETLNDEAQRNSHVSSEGERKRRKKCCILKPGRLARQKSKKKDRWSPENDNDERCCSAGSSYANEKYVRDLPQKISIVSKGALGHLITEVIEEETSSDAERERVL